A DNA window from Methanothermobacter sp. contains the following coding sequences:
- a CDS encoding nucleotidyltransferase domain-containing protein, producing the protein MNRLELARKFSESLNYPEIEKIILFGSVARGDDREGSDIDIIIISTKKTEIKDKVIRKARDILLSTGVHISVKVISPEEYRFLGDTHFISTIRKEGVVLG; encoded by the coding sequence ATGAACAGACTTGAACTTGCCAGGAAGTTTTCAGAGTCACTGAATTATCCTGAAATAGAAAAAATAATCCTTTTCGGGTCCGTTGCCAGGGGGGATGATAGAGAGGGCTCTGATATAGACATAATCATAATCTCCACAAAAAAAACTGAAATAAAGGATAAGGTCATAAGGAAGGCGCGCGATATACTCCTCAGCACAGGTGTCCATATTTCAGTTAAGGTCATTTCCCCGGAGGAATACAGGTTTCTGGGGGACACCCATTTCATCTCCACAATAAGGAAAGAGGGTGTGGTGCTTGGGTGA
- a CDS encoding HEPN domain-containing protein — MGDEEILMEKAVRKLEAARTLCQHGFYGDAVSRAYYAMFFAARALLSRRNIYPKTHRGLISQFGLKFVKNGGFQKEIFDILLRAYEDREEADYGILSEIDQKEAIIIIKGAWKFVEECKSFK, encoded by the coding sequence TTGGGTGATGAGGAAATTTTAATGGAAAAGGCAGTCAGGAAACTTGAGGCTGCCAGAACACTGTGCCAACATGGATTCTATGGAGATGCTGTAAGCAGAGCATACTACGCAATGTTCTTTGCAGCAAGAGCGCTGCTATCACGGAGGAACATTTACCCGAAGACTCACAGGGGATTGATTTCACAGTTTGGACTCAAATTCGTAAAGAATGGGGGATTCCAGAAGGAGATATTTGACATACTTCTGAGGGCATATGAAGATAGGGAAGAGGCTGATTATGGTATTCTTTCAGAAATAGATCAGAAAGAGGCAATTATTATAATCAAGGGAGCATGGAAGTTCGTTGAGGAATGTAAATCATTTAAATAA